One region of Glycine max cultivar Williams 82 chromosome 9, Glycine_max_v4.0, whole genome shotgun sequence genomic DNA includes:
- the LOC102659381 gene encoding uncharacterized protein, which produces MVLEIIDLTNSPPSSPSKSLNESVTLTSNKRIQFEHAPLPIMADTNPNLSQTNQQQTTLCPIPRQTYGPSQIVNRFPSVMQGGDVTILDPITGSNTNLVSHGARLKEPCLYESWTQGEHELFVKGLIKYGKGDWAKIAEEFVCNKTPQQVQSYAIIFFKNLQQSVNPPPPTYSYGYSSKNPTYFAPYPMSRNLNPMVDPSASNSMSMIVNQSQQLFTPVPMNVPFPLVPQYGEASTSTNTNTIAYGFQTHTSGATAGTSMHAIANDNKEIDLELRLGRNN; this is translated from the exons ATGGTGCTTGAAATCATTGATCTGACAAACTCTCCTCCATCATCACCATCCAAGTCATTGAATGAATCCGTAACCCTTACTTCCAATAAGCGAATTCAATTTGAGCATGCTCCTTTACCAATAATGGCCGACACAAATCCCAACCTAAGCCAAACCAATCAACAACAAACTACTCTATGCCCAATTCCAAGACAAACTTATGGGCCCTCTCAGATTGTTAATAGGTTCCCATCGGTTATGCAGGGTGGGGATGTTACCATACTTGATCCAATAACTGGGTCAAACACAAACCTGGTTTCACATGGAGCGAGGCTGAAAGAGCCTTGTCTCTATGAGTCTTGGACTCAGGGAGAGCATGA GTTATTTGTGAAGGGGCTAATTAAGTATGGAAAAGGGGATTGGGCCAAAATTGCAGAAGAATTTGTATGCAACAAGACTCCTCAACAAGTCCAGAGTTATGCTATTATCTTCTTCAAGAACCTACAGCAATCAGTAAacccaccaccaccaacatACTCATATGGCTATAGTAGCAAGAACCCAACCTACTTTGCACCTTACCCCATGTCAAGGAATTTAAACCCTATGGTGGATCCATCAGCCTCAAACTCCATGTCTATGATTGTTAACCAATCACAACAACTCTTCACACCTGTCCCAATGAATGTTCCTTTTCCCTTGGTTCCACAATATGGAGAAGCTAGCACCAgcaccaacaccaacaccatAGCGTATGGGTTCCAAACTCATACAAGTGGTGCAACTGCAGGCACTTCCATGCATGCCATTGCTAATGATAACAAAGAAATTGATTTGGAGTTGCGCCTGGGTCGAAACAACTGA
- the LOC100813372 gene encoding O-acyltransferase WSD1 isoform X2, which translates to MASREREGEPLSPTGKLFHEPSLNCYVIAIMGCKTSINPQVIREGLCQTLLKHPRFTSKLVKKGRKTKWIPTKVDLDNHIIVPEIDSNLEYPDRFVEDYVSHFTKTPLDQSKPLWELHLLNIKTSDAEAVSVFRIHHSIGDGASLISLLLAATRKTSDPNALPTVPIPKKDTSHQRSSSPFRWLFVIWWALLLIWHTFVDMLLFTFTIFFIKDTPTPLKAGALGVELHNKRIVHRTVSMDDIKLVKNEMKTTINDVLLGVTQAALTRYLNRAYDVGANSNGVKQRSSVLKKIRLRASILVNIRPVGGIQELADMMAEKSKVKWGNCMGYIILPFSIVLYKDPLEYVRHAKATIDRKKHSLEAICSYACAKLVLNLLGVKVAAAITRRVLFNTTVAFSNVPGPVEEISFYGHPVAYIAPSVYGHPLALTIHFQSYANNMTISLAVDPLVISDPYLLCDDLEQSLKLIRDAIQKKHTVDAV; encoded by the exons ATGGCATCCAGAGAAAGAGAGGGTGAACCACTGAGTCCAACAGGGAAGCTGTTCCATGAGCCATCTTTAAACTGTTATGTGATTGCCATCATGGGTTGCAAGACAAGCATCAATCCTCAAGTCATTCGAGAAGGTTTATGTCAAACACTGCTCAAGCATCCCAGGTTCACCAGCAAACTG GTTAAGAAGGGAAGGAAAACGAAATGGATCCCAACAAAAGTTGACTTAGACAACCATATCATAGTTCCTGAAATAGATTCCAACTTAGAGTACCCAGATAGATTTGTGGAAGACTATGTCTCCCATTTCACCAAAACTCCACTAGACCAATCCAAGCCACTATGGGAACTACACCTCCTCAACATCAAAACCTCGGACGCAGAAGCTGTTAGCGTATTTCGGATTCATCATTCCATAGGCGATGGTGCCTCTCTCATATCACTCCTTCTTGCTGCCACTCGCAAAACTTCTGACCCTAATGCGTTGCCAACTGTGCCAATCCCAAAGAAAGACACCTCACATCAACGCTCATCAAGCCCATTCCGGTGGCTCTTCGTAATTTGGTGGGCACTACTTCTCATTTGGCACACTTTCGTGGATATGTTGTTGTTTACTTTCACCATTTTCTTCATCAAAGACACACCAACTCCTCTCAAAGCTGGTGCGCTAGGGGTTGAACTACATAACAAGCGCATTGTCCATCGCACAGTTAGTATGGATGATATCAAGCTCGTgaagaatgaaatgaaaacg ACAATCAATGATGTTTTATTGGGAGTAACACAAGCCGCTCTCACTCGCTACTTGAATCGAGCATATG ATGTAGGCGCAAATAGCAACGGTGTGAAACAGAGATCTAGTGTCCTCAAGAAGATTCGCCTTAGGGCATCAATTCTTGTTAACATTAGACCTGTTGGTGGAATACAG gaaCTAGCAGATATGATGGCAGAGAAATCAAAAGTCAAATGGGGTAATTGCATGGGATACATCATCCTCCCTTTCTCTATTGTTTTGTATAAAGATCCATTGGAATATGTACGTCATGCTAAGGCCACAATAGACCGAAAGAAGCACTCATTAGAAGCAATTTGCTCTTATGCTTGTGCAAAGCTGGTACTCAATTTATTAGGTGTAAAG GTTGCTGCTGCCATAACACGAAGAGTTCTCTTTAACACTACTGTAGCCTTCTCCAATGTGCCTGGTCCTGTGGAAGAAATTAGCTTCTATGGTCATCCCGTGGCATACATTGCTCCTAGTGTATATGGACACCCACTT GCACTGACCATCCATTTTCAAAGCTATGCTAACAACATGACCATTTCTCTAGCAGTGGACCCACTTGTTATTTCGGATCCTTACCTTCTTTGTGATGATTTAGAACAATCACTCAAACTCATTCGTGATGCTATTCAGAAAAAGCACACTGTCGATGCTGTCTAA
- the LOC100813372 gene encoding O-acyltransferase WSD1 isoform X1: MASREREGEPLSPTGKLFHEPSLNCYVIAIMGCKTSINPQVIREGLCQTLLKHPRFTSKLVKKGRKTKWIPTKVDLDNHIIVPEIDSNLEYPDRFVEDYVSHFTKTPLDQSKPLWELHLLNIKTSDAEAVSVFRIHHSIGDGASLISLLLAATRKTSDPNALPTVPIPKKDTSHQRSSSPFRWLFVIWWALLLIWHTFVDMLLFTFTIFFIKDTPTPLKAGALGVELHNKRIVHRTVSMDDIKLVKNEMKTTINDVLLGVTQAALTRYLNRAYADVGANSNGVKQRSSVLKKIRLRASILVNIRPVGGIQELADMMAEKSKVKWGNCMGYIILPFSIVLYKDPLEYVRHAKATIDRKKHSLEAICSYACAKLVLNLLGVKVAAAITRRVLFNTTVAFSNVPGPVEEISFYGHPVAYIAPSVYGHPLALTIHFQSYANNMTISLAVDPLVISDPYLLCDDLEQSLKLIRDAIQKKHTVDAV, encoded by the exons ATGGCATCCAGAGAAAGAGAGGGTGAACCACTGAGTCCAACAGGGAAGCTGTTCCATGAGCCATCTTTAAACTGTTATGTGATTGCCATCATGGGTTGCAAGACAAGCATCAATCCTCAAGTCATTCGAGAAGGTTTATGTCAAACACTGCTCAAGCATCCCAGGTTCACCAGCAAACTG GTTAAGAAGGGAAGGAAAACGAAATGGATCCCAACAAAAGTTGACTTAGACAACCATATCATAGTTCCTGAAATAGATTCCAACTTAGAGTACCCAGATAGATTTGTGGAAGACTATGTCTCCCATTTCACCAAAACTCCACTAGACCAATCCAAGCCACTATGGGAACTACACCTCCTCAACATCAAAACCTCGGACGCAGAAGCTGTTAGCGTATTTCGGATTCATCATTCCATAGGCGATGGTGCCTCTCTCATATCACTCCTTCTTGCTGCCACTCGCAAAACTTCTGACCCTAATGCGTTGCCAACTGTGCCAATCCCAAAGAAAGACACCTCACATCAACGCTCATCAAGCCCATTCCGGTGGCTCTTCGTAATTTGGTGGGCACTACTTCTCATTTGGCACACTTTCGTGGATATGTTGTTGTTTACTTTCACCATTTTCTTCATCAAAGACACACCAACTCCTCTCAAAGCTGGTGCGCTAGGGGTTGAACTACATAACAAGCGCATTGTCCATCGCACAGTTAGTATGGATGATATCAAGCTCGTgaagaatgaaatgaaaacg ACAATCAATGATGTTTTATTGGGAGTAACACAAGCCGCTCTCACTCGCTACTTGAATCGAGCATATG CAGATGTAGGCGCAAATAGCAACGGTGTGAAACAGAGATCTAGTGTCCTCAAGAAGATTCGCCTTAGGGCATCAATTCTTGTTAACATTAGACCTGTTGGTGGAATACAG gaaCTAGCAGATATGATGGCAGAGAAATCAAAAGTCAAATGGGGTAATTGCATGGGATACATCATCCTCCCTTTCTCTATTGTTTTGTATAAAGATCCATTGGAATATGTACGTCATGCTAAGGCCACAATAGACCGAAAGAAGCACTCATTAGAAGCAATTTGCTCTTATGCTTGTGCAAAGCTGGTACTCAATTTATTAGGTGTAAAG GTTGCTGCTGCCATAACACGAAGAGTTCTCTTTAACACTACTGTAGCCTTCTCCAATGTGCCTGGTCCTGTGGAAGAAATTAGCTTCTATGGTCATCCCGTGGCATACATTGCTCCTAGTGTATATGGACACCCACTT GCACTGACCATCCATTTTCAAAGCTATGCTAACAACATGACCATTTCTCTAGCAGTGGACCCACTTGTTATTTCGGATCCTTACCTTCTTTGTGATGATTTAGAACAATCACTCAAACTCATTCGTGATGCTATTCAGAAAAAGCACACTGTCGATGCTGTCTAA
- the LOC100813911 gene encoding uncharacterized protein, giving the protein MESQTDLLNRPGIFLIGSSNVGKRTLLSRLTSVDVEGAAFDSASQVNVHGWTINNKYYTADVSIWMAHLNDDFSAANVPVFRRMTALVMVFDMNEPSSLAALREWVSHTDIQNFEILLCIGNKVDLVTGHPAHAEYRRRLLKLEDSAADLYSEEYGISELEGTSLLGDEEPSWDIRRSCLEWCTDHNIEFIEACGSNADFDKCLSIDGDLQGVERLYGALSAHMWPGMVLKSGDRINQPSFPEKEELSSEESDYEQEYEVLSAGSADWDESEQGWVSASSLGAGGSAPQNNPGTDGQHEDEIKSDKESHPTTSSPTIQDESDKDVVHNIMDSKGDGKENEAKCLELEDLEQLMSEIGNMRAGLRLMPDFQRRDMAAKLAMKMASIFGGESDEEEI; this is encoded by the exons ATGGAATCGCAAACGGATCTGCTGAACCGACCCGGAATCTTCTTAATTGGATCCTCTAACGTCGGCAAACGCACTCTCCTATCTC GATTGACCTCTGTTGATGTTGAAGGTGCTGCTTTTGATTCGGCTTCTCAAGTGAATGTCCATGG GTGGACTATTAACAATAAGTACTACACTGCTGATGTTTCTATCTGGATGGCTCATCTCAATGACGATTTTTCTGCTGCTAACGTGCCCGTATTTCGACGAATGACTGCGCTGGTGATGGTTTTTGACATGAATGAA CCATCCTCCCTAGCAGCACTTCGAGAATGGGTATCCCACACTGATATTCAGAACTTTGAGATATTGCTGTGTATTGGAAACAAAGTGGACCTGGTTACTGGTCACCCAGCCCATGCTGAATACAGAAGACGGTTGCTGAAACTTGAAGACTCTGCTGCAGATCTTTATTCAGAAGAGTATGGAATATCTGAATTGGAGGGAACCAGTTTATTGGGGGATGAAGAACCGTCATGGGACATCAGAAGATCCTGCTTGGAATGGTGCACTGATCACAATATTGAGTTCATTGAGGCATGTGGTTCAAATGCTGATTTTGACAAAT GCTTGTCCATAGATGGTGATTTACAAGGAGTTGAGCGTCTCTACGGTGCACTTTCTGCTCATATGTGGCCTGGAATGGTATTGAAATCTGGCGATAGGATAAATCAACCATCATTTCCTGAGAAAGAAG AGTTATCTTCAGAAGAATCTGATTATGAACAAGAGTATGAAGTCTTATCAGCTGGCTCAGCCGATTGGGATGAAAGTGAACAAGGATGGGTTTCTGCATCGTCCTTAGGTGCAGGGGGATCAGCTCCTCAAAACAATCCTGGCACAGATGGTCAACATGAGGATGAAATTAAATCTGATAAAGAGTCTCATCCCACAACCTCAAGCCCTACAATTCAGGATGAGAGTGACAAGGATGTGGTGCACAATATCATGGATTCCAAAGGCGATGGGAAGGAAAACGAGGCTAAATGTCTCGAATTAGAGGATTTGGAACAGTTAATGTCTGAGATTGGGAATATGCGTGCAGGCTTAAGATTGATGCCCGATTTTCAAAGAAGGGATATGGCTGCAAAGCTAGCCATGAAAATGGCTTCCATATTTGGGGGAGAGAGTGATGAAGAGGAAATTTAG
- the LOC100812840 gene encoding plant intracellular Ras-group-related LRR protein 4, which translates to MDLLPARSVDETVEEIMRLHRSLPARPGIEEVEAARTLVENVEREDQAKLEAVARARERKGPHVPEELFAVLQEMQKNVVLFQSKEQRREALKLLDLENVHVLFDELIQRASNCVSARSSGSKNSVSKRETSFSTASVSAFKKEPVKSSEILFTRDDSYMNKTKPNFYSDGYTIGPSVSSKPPILDSSLIPASTSGEQSGDKLSLIKLASLIEVSAKKGTRELILQNKLMDQVDWLPDSIGKLSSLIKLDLSENRIMVLPSTIGSLSSLTSLDLHSNKIAELPECVGDLLSLVYLNVGGNQLSSLPASLGRLVHLEELDLSSNQLSVLPDAIGSLVSLKILNVETNDIEEIPHSIGRCVALKELCADYNRLKALPEAVGKIESLEVLSVRYNNVKQLPTTMSSLSNLKELNVSFNELEYVPESLCFATSLVKMNIGNNFADMRSLPRSIGNLEMLEELDISNNQIRVLPDSFGMLTRLRVLKVEENPLEIPPRHVAEKGAQAVVKYMADLVEKKDVKSQPLIKKKKGWAHHMCFFSKSNKRKRDGVDFVKT; encoded by the exons ATGGACCTGTTACCGGCGCGATCCGTGGACGAAACAGTGGAGGAGATAATGAGGCTGCACCGGTCGCTACCGGCTCGGCCGGGAATCGAGGAAGTGGAGGCGGCGAGGACTCTAGTCGAGAACGTGGAGCGTGAGGACCAGGCGAAGCTCGAGGCCGTGGCACGTGCAAGGGAGCGCAAGGGCCCGCACGTGCCGGAGGAGCTCTTCGCGGTGTTGCAGGAGATGCAGAAGAATGTGGTACTATTCCAGAGCAAGGAGCAGAGGCGTGAGGCGCTCAAACTCCTCGATCTCGAAAACGTCCACGTGCTGTTCGACGAATTGATCCAGAGAGCTTCCAATTGCGTCTCCGCGCGCTCCTCTGGTTCGAAGAACTCAGTTTCTAAACGGGAAACTTCTTTTTCCACTGCTTCTGTTTCTGCGTTCAAGAAAGAGCCTGTGAAGAGTTCGGAGATATTGTTCACGAGAGATGATAGTTATATGAATAAGACCAAACCCAATTTCTACTCTGATGGGTATACAATTGGGCCCAGTGTCTCATCCAAACCGCCGATACTCGATTCCTCGCTAATACCAGCGTCCACTTCAG GTGAACAGAGTGGTGATAAGTTGAGTTTGATAAAACTGGCTAGCTTAATTGAAGTTTCTGCGAAGAAAGGTACACGCGAACTCATACTACAGAACAAGTTGATGGACCAAGTTGATTGGCTTCCTGATTCGATAGGGAAGTTATCTAGTTTGATCAAATTGGATTTATCTGAGAATCGAATTATGGTTCTACCTTCCACGATCGGAAGCCTTTCTTCCTTGACAAGTTTGGATTTGCATTCGAATAAGATCGCGGAGCTTCCAGAGTGTGTTGGGGATCTCTTAAGTCTCGTGTATCTCAACGTTGGGGGAAACCAGTTATCATCATTACCTGCTTCTTTGGGCAGATTGGTGCATCTTGAGGAACTTGATTTGAGCTCCAACCAGCTTTCAGTGCTTCCTGATGCCATAGGGTCTCTTGTAAGCCTAAAAATACTGAATGTGGAGACAAATGACATAGAAGAAATTCCGCATTCAATTGGTCGTTGTGTTGCACTTAAGGAGCTTTGTGCAGATTATAACAGGCTCAAGGCCCTGCCTGAGGCTGTGGGGAAGATTGAGAGTCTTGAGGTATTGTCTGTGAGGTACAACAATGTTAAACAGCTACCTACGACGATGTCGTCTCTGTCGAACTTGAAGGAGCTGAATGTGAGTTTCAATGAGCTTGAGTACGTGCCTGAGAGCCTGTGTTTTGCTACCTCGCTTGTGAAGATGAACATAGGGAACAACTTTGCTGACATGCGATCCTTGCCGAGGTCCATTGGGAACCTTGAAATGCTTGAGGAGTTGGATATCAGCAACAATCAGATTCGTGTCCTTCCTGACTCTTTTGGGATGCTCACTCGGTTACGGGTCCTGAAAGTGGAAGAGAATCCTCTTGAAATCCCTCCAAGACATGTAGCTGAAAAGGGAGCACAG GCTGTTGTCAAGTACATGGCTGATCTTGTTGAGAAGAAGGATGTTAAATCGCAGCCActtattaagaagaaaaagggtTGGGCTCATCATATGTGCTTCTTTTCAAAGTCAAACAAAAGGAAGCGTGACGGCGTTGATTTTGTTAAAACCTGA
- the LOC100786769 gene encoding RING-H2 finger protein ATL8 has translation MTRGLRLLQSAAAPPPEAVAAAVESDFVVILAALLCALICVVGLVAIARCAWLRRGTAGSSAAGAVSSPATANKGLKKKVVNSLPKFTYADDGDRRKWSECAICLTEFGAGDEVRVLPQCGHGFHVACVDTWLASHSSCPSCRAPFAVVARCQKCGHFPAVASASAASESKAVGCDNAAVSAANANRNNVIITNGFSNYGFLP, from the coding sequence ATGACACGCGGGCTGAGACTCCTCCAATCCGCGGCAGCGCCACCGCCGGAGGCCGTGGCGGCCGCTGTCGAGTCCGACTTTGTCGTGATCTTGGCGGCGCTCCTCTGCGCCCTCATATGCGTGGTAGGCCTCGTCGCCATCGCGCGCTGCGCCTGGCTCCGCCGGGGAACTGCTGGAAGCTCCGCCGCCGGAGCCGTATCATCGCCGGCGACGGCGAACAAGGGCCTCAAGAAGAAGGTGGTGAATTCGCTGCCGAAGTTCACCTACGCCGACGACGGCGACCGGCGCAAGTGGTCGGAGTGCGCGATTTGCCTGACTGAGTTCGGCGCCGGCGACGAGGTCCGGGTGCTGCCGCAGTGCGGCCACGGGTTCCACGTGGCGTGCGTGGACACGTGGCTAGCGTCGCACTCATCGTGCCCCTCGTGCCGCGCGCCCTTCGCTGTCGTCGCACGCTGCCAGAAGTGCGGCCACTTTCCGGCGGTTGCATCCGCCTCCGCCGCATCGGAGTCCAAGGCCGTCGGTTGCGACAATGCCGCCGTTAGCGCTGCGAATGCTAACCGTAATAATGTTATTATTACGAATGGGTTTAGTAATTACGGTTTCTTGCCATGA